In a single window of the Necator americanus strain Aroian chromosome X, whole genome shotgun sequence genome:
- a CDS encoding hypothetical protein (NECATOR_CHRX.G22096.T1), producing MELESSHVYGEQDLLPLDQRQHWPTWAIILVVVCVFLTVFAFLLGNCITKRTTPLRFKGGATNKAANVRVENRRMWGAGFSGGMWAAA from the exons ATGGAACTAGAGTCGAGCCATGTATATGGAGAACAAGATTTACTACCattg GACCAGAGGCAACACTGGCCAACATGGGCTATTATTCTCGTCGTTGTATGCGTGTTTCTAACTGTATTTGCGTTTCTACTCGGGAATTGCATCACAAAACGGACTACTCCTTTACG GTTTAAAGGTGGTGCAACGAATAAGGCAGCAAATGTACGTGTTGAAAATCGTCGAATGTGGGGCGCTGGATTTTCTGGAGGAATGTGGGCAGCTGCATAA
- a CDS encoding hypothetical protein (NECATOR_CHRX.G22097.T1), with protein MSTKPPGKNSAKNVTCVKVKPGYSNSNKDIEIRYIDTKVIGSGSFGMVYSAKLYDSNENVAIKKVYQDKRFKNRELQIMRRLEHPNIVRLMYYYYSADNTNEEYLYLVLEFFPKTLHQIIKSYAQTGHVLDLFTIKLYMFQLFRGLAFMGSLNICHRDVKPHNLLVNPERGTLRICDFGSAKVINSEDTNVSYICSRYYRAPELIFGAVSYTTKIDVWSAGTVMAELLLGKPLFPGDSAVDQLVEIMKHTAKAHNLKGQLPEGSKESLATTIRFVTLNYRTLSSELEQAALSRILRYLCVPLAALQETRMRDRAVVSIENYTIYCRDADENKVGGCAIAVRNDYYNLVNEFGSMSSRCVFVRLRGRRGRELWIVSAQAPTETAEDNSKDAFCDELNVLMPKILSQHIVGIDANTKMGLEHQSDVLRKWYYPAERTSDNGDRLDDLYEKTGLIIASTFKRNHRRHQLTWQRSTLLKPEERKMKTLKLQLDYVLARNIPQLDIRKSRAVWDVAFDSDHRPVLLSFKIRFHKRNRGVPLQPKIDMAGLKDEECRTKFCQCVSLHAEVRTRKKLSDADHFTKCIQEAARETFPVLLPWRSLPLHLLKQNPRTILRKLRRQLQQDRDNEWTSRAMEFEKAWEDRNPRKAYTLLKQYSGKMKRCSPVLNTASEAVGEATLPIWREHFKTLLNRLAPSAFEVEHVHRPMYAVNEEPPIESEVLVLGSPSKEEIFAMNQNYKEFKFPNVKPIPWERLFKGKSLHKAVSLLNTVLRYDPSARSYAIEALAHPFFDELRDPDLEEMPNGKLMPRLFDWLEREVNIRPDLNRKIFPRRKSESSSEDMKIQKDNEGSS; from the exons ATGTCTACGAAACCGCCAGGAAAAAACTCTGCAAAAAATGTCACGTGTGTCAAGGTGAAACCAGGTTATTCCAACTCCAACAAAGATATTGAAATTCGCTATATTGACACTaag GTAATTGGATCAGGAAGTTTTGGAATGGTTTACTCAGCGAAGTTGTATGATTCCAATGAAAATGTTGCCATTAAAAAAGTCTACCAGGATAAGAGATTTAAG AATAGAGAATTACAAATAATGCGACGACTTGAACATCCTAATATTGTACGGTTGATGTACTATTACTACTCTGCAGATAACACT AATGAGGAATATTTGTATTTGGTActggaattttttccaaaaactctTCATCAAATCATAAAAAGCTATGCACAAACTGGACATGTTCTGGATTTATTCACTATTAAG CTGTACATGTTCCAACTATTCCGTGGATTAGCTTTCATGGGTAGTTTAAATATTTGCCATCGTGATGTCAAACCGCACAATCTACTTGTGAATCCGGAACGGGGAACTCTTCGCATTTGTGACTTTGGCTCTGCAAAGGTGATAAATAGCGAAGACACCAATGTCTCGTACATTTGTTCAAG GTACTATCGCGCACCCGAACTTATATTTGGAGCAGTTTCGTACACTACAAAAATAG ATGTATGGTCCGCAGGAACAGTAATGGCGGAGCTACTTCTCGGAAAACCACTTTTCCCTGGAGACTCAGCCGTTGATCAATTAGTTGAAATCATGAAG cacaccgccaaagcccataacctgaaaggtcaactgcctgaagggagcaagGAATCTTtagcaacaaccattcgtttcgtcacgctgaactaccgaacactatcgagtgaactcgagcaagccgctctatccagaattctgcgatatctctgtgtgcctcttgctgcactgcaggaaacacgcatgagagatcgggcCGTCGtgagcatcgaaaattacaccatatactgccgcgatgctgatgagaacaaagtaggtggctgcgcgatagctgtgaggaacgattactaCAACCTGGTGAATGAATTTGGCTCAATGTCGTCTAGATGCGTCTTCGTACGACTGCGGGGTCGCAGAGGACGtgaactctggatcgtaagtgctcaagcacctacggaaaccgctgaggacaacagtaaggacgccttctgtgatgaactcaatgtgtTGATGCCTAAAATACTAAGCCAGcacattgtcggaatcgacgcaaatacgaagatgggactcgaacatcaatccgatgtgctaagaaaatggtattatccagcggagcgcacgtcggacaacggtgaccgtctggacGACCTGTACGAAAAGACGGGCCTTATCATCGCTtctacgtttaagaggaatcatcgacgccatcagctcacgtggcagaggtcaacccttttaaagCCTGAAGAGCGGAAGATGaagactcttaagcttcagctcgactacgttctggcgaggaacatccCTCAGttagatatccgaaaatctagagctgtatgggacgtcgcgttcgactctgaccaccgtccagttcttctcagcttcaagatacggttccacaagagaaatcgaggagttcctcttcaaccgaaaatcgacatggcaggtctgaaagacgaagagtgcagaacgaaattctgCCAGTGTGTGTCTCTTCATGCTGAAGTACGGACCAGAAAGAaacttagcgatgcggatcatttcacaaagtgcatccaagaagctgcaagggaaacgttcccggttctattgccgtggagaagtttgcctttgcatctgctgaaacaaaatccacgtacaattct aaggaagctgcgtcgtcaactgcaacaagaccgtgataacgagtggacgtcaagagcgatggaatttgagaaggcgtgggaggacaggaacccgcggaaagcatatactctactaaaacagtatagcggcaaaatgaaaagatgttctcctgtcctcaacactgccagtgaagctgtcggtgaagcaacccttccaatctggagggaacacttcaagaccttgctgaaccgactagcaccgtcagcttttgaagtcgaacacgttcatagaccgatgtatgcggttaacgaggagccaccgatcgagtcggaggtcctg gTTCTTGGTTCTCCTTCTAAGGAGGAAATTTTCGCAATGAATCAGAATTACAAGGAGTTCAAATTTCCTAACGTTAAACCTATACCGTGGGAAAGA CTGTTCAAGGGGAAGAGTCTCCACAAAGCTGTAAGCCTCTTAAATACTGTACTTCGTTATGATCCTTCCGCACGTAGTTATGCAATCGAAGCATTAGCACATCCTTTTTTTGATGAATTGCGGGATCCCGATCTTGAG GAAATGCCGAATGGTAAACTAATGCCCCGTCTATTTGACTGGCTTGAAAGAGAAGTGAATATTCGTCCTGATCTCAATAGAAAG ATCTTTCCCCGACGTAAATCCGAATCGAGCAGTGAGGATATGAAGATACAAAAGGACAACGAAGGATCTTCATGA
- a CDS encoding hypothetical protein (NECATOR_CHRX.G22097.T2), with protein MNQNYKEFKFPNVKPIPWERLFKGKSLHKAVSLLNTVLRYDPSARSYAIEALAHPFFDELRDPDLEEMPNGKLMPRLFDWLEREVNIRPDLNRKIFPRRKSESSSEDMKIQKDNEGSS; from the exons ATGAATCAGAATTACAAGGAGTTCAAATTTCCTAACGTTAAACCTATACCGTGGGAAAGA CTGTTCAAGGGGAAGAGTCTCCACAAAGCTGTAAGCCTCTTAAATACTGTACTTCGTTATGATCCTTCCGCACGTAGTTATGCAATCGAAGCATTAGCACATCCTTTTTTTGATGAATTGCGGGATCCCGATCTTGAG GAAATGCCGAATGGTAAACTAATGCCCCGTCTATTTGACTGGCTTGAAAGAGAAGTGAATATTCGTCCTGATCTCAATAGAAAG ATCTTTCCCCGACGTAAATCCGAATCGAGCAGTGAGGATATGAAGATACAAAAGGACAACGAAGGATCTTCATGA
- a CDS encoding hypothetical protein (NECATOR_CHRX.G22098.T1), which produces MFEAGVRMFSKSGRSDLLLISKRLLLLLLLLLLLLLLLLLLLLLLLLLLLLLLLLLLLLLLLLLLLLLLLLLLLLLLLLLLLLLLH; this is translated from the exons atgtttgaagctggagttcgaatgttctccaaat ccggacgttcagacttgTTACTTATAAGTAagagattattattattattattattattattattattattattattattattattattattattattattattactattattattattattattattattattattattattattattactattattattattattattattattattattattattattattattattattattattattattattattacattaa
- a CDS encoding hypothetical protein (NECATOR_CHRX.G22097.T3): protein MVYSAKLYDSNENVAIKKVYQDKRFKNRELQIMRRLEHPNIVRLMYYYYSADNTNEEYLYLVLEFFPKTLHQIIKSYAQTGHVLDLFTIKLYMFQLFRGLAFMGSLNICHRDVKPHNLLVNPERGTLRICDFGSAKVINSEDTNVSYICSRYYRAPELIFGAVSYTTKIDVWSAGTVMAELLLGKPLFPGDSAVDQLVEIMKHTAKAHNLKGQLPEGSKESLATTIRFVTLNYRTLSSELEQAALSRILRYLCVPLAALQETRMRDRAVVSIENYTIYCRDADENKVGGCAIAVRNDYYNLVNEFGSMSSRCVFVRLRGRRGRELWIVSAQAPTETAEDNSKDAFCDELNVLMPKILSQHIVGIDANTKMGLEHQSDVLRKWYYPAERTSDNGDRLDDLYEKTGLIIASTFKRNHRRHQLTWQRSTLLKPEERKMKTLKLQLDYVLARNIPQLDIRKSRAVWDVAFDSDHRPVLLSFKIRFHKRNRGVPLQPKIDMAGLKDEECRTKFCQCVSLHAEVRTRKKLSDADHFTKCIQEAARETFPVLLPWRSLPLHLLKQNPRTILRKLRRQLQQDRDNEWTSRAMEFEKAWEDRNPRKAYTLLKQYSGKMKRCSPVLNTASEAVGEATLPIWREHFKTLLNRLAPSAFEVEHVHRPMYAVNEEPPIESEVLVCIEKMKDGKSG from the exons ATGGTTTACTCAGCGAAGTTGTATGATTCCAATGAAAATGTTGCCATTAAAAAAGTCTACCAGGATAAGAGATTTAAG AATAGAGAATTACAAATAATGCGACGACTTGAACATCCTAATATTGTACGGTTGATGTACTATTACTACTCTGCAGATAACACT AATGAGGAATATTTGTATTTGGTActggaattttttccaaaaactctTCATCAAATCATAAAAAGCTATGCACAAACTGGACATGTTCTGGATTTATTCACTATTAAG CTGTACATGTTCCAACTATTCCGTGGATTAGCTTTCATGGGTAGTTTAAATATTTGCCATCGTGATGTCAAACCGCACAATCTACTTGTGAATCCGGAACGGGGAACTCTTCGCATTTGTGACTTTGGCTCTGCAAAGGTGATAAATAGCGAAGACACCAATGTCTCGTACATTTGTTCAAG GTACTATCGCGCACCCGAACTTATATTTGGAGCAGTTTCGTACACTACAAAAATAG ATGTATGGTCCGCAGGAACAGTAATGGCGGAGCTACTTCTCGGAAAACCACTTTTCCCTGGAGACTCAGCCGTTGATCAATTAGTTGAAATCATGAAG cacaccgccaaagcccataacctgaaaggtcaactgcctgaagggagcaagGAATCTTtagcaacaaccattcgtttcgtcacgctgaactaccgaacactatcgagtgaactcgagcaagccgctctatccagaattctgcgatatctctgtgtgcctcttgctgcactgcaggaaacacgcatgagagatcgggcCGTCGtgagcatcgaaaattacaccatatactgccgcgatgctgatgagaacaaagtaggtggctgcgcgatagctgtgaggaacgattactaCAACCTGGTGAATGAATTTGGCTCAATGTCGTCTAGATGCGTCTTCGTACGACTGCGGGGTCGCAGAGGACGtgaactctggatcgtaagtgctcaagcacctacggaaaccgctgaggacaacagtaaggacgccttctgtgatgaactcaatgtgtTGATGCCTAAAATACTAAGCCAGcacattgtcggaatcgacgcaaatacgaagatgggactcgaacatcaatccgatgtgctaagaaaatggtattatccagcggagcgcacgtcggacaacggtgaccgtctggacGACCTGTACGAAAAGACGGGCCTTATCATCGCTtctacgtttaagaggaatcatcgacgccatcagctcacgtggcagaggtcaacccttttaaagCCTGAAGAGCGGAAGATGaagactcttaagcttcagctcgactacgttctggcgaggaacatccCTCAGttagatatccgaaaatctagagctgtatgggacgtcgcgttcgactctgaccaccgtccagttcttctcagcttcaagatacggttccacaagagaaatcgaggagttcctcttcaaccgaaaatcgacatggcaggtctgaaagacgaagagtgcagaacgaaattctgCCAGTGTGTGTCTCTTCATGCTGAAGTACGGACCAGAAAGAaacttagcgatgcggatcatttcacaaagtgcatccaagaagctgcaagggaaacgttcccggttctattgccgtggagaagtttgcctttgcatctgctgaaacaaaatccacgtacaattct aaggaagctgcgtcgtcaactgcaacaagaccgtgataacgagtggacgtcaagagcgatggaatttgagaaggcgtgggaggacaggaacccgcggaaagcatatactctactaaaacagtatagcggcaaaatgaaaagatgttctcctgtcctcaacactgccagtgaagctgtcggtgaagcaacccttccaatctggagggaacacttcaagaccttgctgaaccgactagcaccgtcagcttttgaagtcgaacacgttcatagaccgatgtatgcggttaacgaggagccaccgatcgagtcggaggtcctggtctgtattgaaaaaatgaaggatggaaaatctggttgA
- a CDS encoding hypothetical protein (NECATOR_CHRX.G22099.T1), translated as MATKEEDKIGRFGLGNRNKNGNRLAGLLSPPSWELSSHEERSSSVSVVPSFCIGSDHRLLRAKIRLSHTTEKNICYRQRRRKEVVYDCLLEDSLPQGDWHIEEDLNVDYEILLGGLRACAERTSKPRTTNLDRISKTTKEFLERRRTWRLDPNTSHIERNTKENETIDVPQRPPRLQYSDSSPAERRRLIIPTGEAPPQILPSEVRVAIKSMKPGTAPRPDFTSADFLRAGGHPRHVILAAHMTSYLQKESIPDQWKTSRIVLIHKKDDREDLRNYRPICLLSVLYKVFTEIILMRISRTLDEAQPQERSGFRQEFGCLDHI; from the exons ATGGCTACAAAAGAGGAAGACaagatcggaagatttggactagggaaccgaaataaaaatggcaatcgtctcgccgggctgttgtcgcCTCcatcatgggaactctcttctcatgaagaaagatcatcgtcg gtctcagtagtaccatccttttgtattGGTTCTGATcatcgtctccttcgtgcgaaaatacgacttagccacacaacggaaaagaacatctgctatcggcaacgaaggagaaaagaagtcgtctacgactgCCTATTAGAGGATTCCTTgccccaaggtgactggcacatcgaggaggacctaAACGTAGACTACGAGATTCTGCTcggaggattacgagcctgtgctgaacgtacctcgaagccgcgcacgacaaacttggatcgaatttcgaagaccaccaaggaattttTGGAACGAAGAAGGACTTGGAGGCTAGATCCAAAtacatcgcacattgagcg CAACACAAAGGAGAACGAGACTATAGATGTGCCGCAGAGACCTCCGCGACTACAATATTCCGATAGCAGCcctgctgagcgaagacg CctgatcatccccactggtgaagccccaccacagattctcccttcggaagtacgagtcgctatcaagagcatgaaacctggcacagcccccagACCTGATTTTacatcagcagactttcttcgggctggtggccatccacgTCATGtgatcttagcagcgcacatgacatcctaccttcaaaaagaaagtatcccagaccagtggaaaaCCTCACGAAtagttcttatccataagaaagatgaccgagaggaccttcggaactaccgtccgatatgcttgctgagcgtgttatacaaagtttTCACCGAGATCATCCTCATGCGCATATCCAGGAcactggatgaagcccagcctcaagaacgatctggattccgtcaggagttcggctgcttggaccacatctag
- a CDS encoding hypothetical protein (NECATOR_CHRX.G22100.T1): MKVKRKTELAQRFEMRIIVLLRVSGKASSAQSQRNLLALEIEDVAQRNSVQITQERSKSDQREVLEQYASAPSERFVRAWFQRFKAGNKKPEDEPRSGRPTAISFDVRKNLPEHLYEGVRYFAANLGCSLSTVSNGLRSLGTVRKLGHWLPHALSDGNRQRRLDICTQLLSRSRRFDWLHTIVTEGEKLVLYVNHAHKRAWCAGDEMPDPFVKGEIREKKVMLSVWLRVHGIYRFELLPDNTTATAGVYCAQLQRLADKICKEHPKLDNVRLLHDTARPHVAKKTSQKILELGWEALPHPSYSPDLDPSDYRLFRSLQHHLEEKRYDDRDHLENDPRAFFASKSPEFYAKGIRDLVKHWQKVVDVDGDYFVK; encoded by the exons atgaaagtgaaaagaaaaacagaattggCTCAGCGTTTCGAGATGCGAATAATTGTGCTACTGAGAGTCTCTGGAAAAGCAAGCTCTGCGCAATCCCAGCGGAATTTGTTGG CTTTGGAGATTGAGGATGTTGCTCAAAGAAATTCTGTGCAAATTACCCAGGAACGATCGAAAAGCGATCAACGCGAAGTATTGGAGCAATATGCTTCAG ccccttctgagcgatttgtgcgcgcctggttccagcgcttcaaagccggaaacaagaaacccgaagatgagcctcgctctggtcgaccgactgcaatatcgttcgacgtaCGGAAGAATCTTCCGGAGCATctatatgaaggtgtgcggtattttgctgccaatcttggctgttcgctgtccaccgtgagcaatggactgcgctCTCTCGGAACGGTGAGAAAGCTCGGACAttggctcccacatgcattgagcgacggcaaccgccaaagacgcctggacatctgcactcagctgctctccagaagccgcagattcgactggctgcacaccattgtcactgaaGGTGAAAAATtggtcctctacgtcaaccacgcgcacaaacgtgcgtggtgcgctggcgatgaaatgccggatcctttcgtgaaaggtgaaatccgtgagaagaaggtcatgctgagcgtctggttGAGAGTTCATGGAATATACCGCTTCGAACtactgccggacaacacgacagctACTGCCggggtctactgcgctcaactacaaagactggccgacaagatctgcaaggagcacccgaagctcgacaacgttcgcctgctgcatgATACCGCGCGCCCTCAcgtcgcgaagaagacttcccagaaaattctggagctcggatgggaagcTCTGCCGCACCCATCGTACAGCCCAGATCTGGACCCAAGCGACTACcgcctcttccgatcgcttcagcatcacctggaagagaagcgctacgatgatcgtgatcacctcgaaaatgaccctCGGGCTTTCTttgcctccaagtcgccggagttctacgccaaaggaatccgtgatcttgtgaaacattggcagaaggttgtcgatgtcgatggagattatttcgtcaaataa
- a CDS encoding hypothetical protein (NECATOR_CHRX.G22101.T1), which yields MLLKEILCKLPRNDRKAINAKYWSNMLQRFKAGNKKPEDEPRSGRPTAISFDVRKNLPEHLYEGVRYFAANLGCSLSTVSNGLRSLGTVRKLGHWLPHALSDGNRQRRLDICTQLLSRSRRFDWLHTIVTEGEKLVLYVNHAHKRAWCAGDEMPDPFVKGEIREKKVMLSVWLRVHGIYRFELLPDNTTATAGVYCAQLQRLADKICKEHPKLDNVRLLHDTARPHVAKKTSQKILELGWEALPHPSYSPDLDPSDYRLFRSLQHHLEEKRYDDRDHLENDPRAFFASKSPEFYAKGIRDLVKHWQKVVDVDGDYFVK from the exons ATGTTGCTCAAAGAAATTCTGTGCAAATTACCCAGGAACGATCGAAAAGCGATCAACGCGAAGTATTGGAGCAATATGCTTCAG cgcttcaaagccggaaacaagaaacccgaagatgagcctcgctctggtcgaccgactgcaatatcgttcgacgtaCGGAAGAATCTTCCGGAGCATctatatgaaggtgtgcggtattttgctgccaatcttggctgttcgctgtccaccgtgagcaatggactgcgctCTCTCGGAACGGTGAGAAAGCTCGGACAttggctcccacatgcattgagcgacggcaaccgccaaagacgcctggacatctgcactcagctgctctccagaagccgcagattcgactggctgcacaccattgtcactgaaGGTGAAAAATtggtcctctacgtcaaccacgcgcacaaacgtgcgtggtgcgctggcgatgaaatgccggatcctttcgtgaaaggtgaaatccgtgagaagaaggtcatgctgagcgtctggttGAGAGTTCATGGAATATACCGCTTCGAACtactgccggacaacacgacagctACTGCCggggtctactgcgctcaactacaaagactggccgacaagatctgcaaggagcacccgaagctcgacaacgttcgcctgctgcatgATACCGCGCGCCCTCAcgtcgcgaagaagacttcccagaaaattctggagctcggatgggaagcTCTGCCGCACCCATCGTACAGCCCAGATCTGGACCCAAGCGACTACcgcctcttccgatcgcttcagcatcacctggaagagaagcgctacgatgatcgtgatcacctcgaaaatgaccctCGGGCTTTCTttgcctccaagtcgccggagttctacgccaaaggaatccgtgatcttgtgaaacattggcagaaggttgtcgatgtcgatggagattatttcgtcaaataa
- a CDS encoding hypothetical protein (NECATOR_CHRX.G22102.T1), with amino-acid sequence MNWSSLIKKERLQKGAVVQHTAKAHNLKGQLPEGSKESLATTIRFVTLNCRTLSSELEQAALSRILRYLCVPLAALQETRMRDRAVVSIENYTIYCRDADENKVGGCAIAVRNDYYNLVNEFGSMSSRCVFVRLRSRRGRELWIVSAQAPTETAEDNSKDAFCDELNVLMPKILSQNIVGIDANTKMGLEQQSDVLRKWYYPAERTSDNGDRLDDLYEKTGLIIASTFKRNHRRHQLTWQRSTLLTPEERKMKTLKLQLDYVLARNIPQLDIRKSRAVWDVAFDSDHRPVLLSFKIRFHKRNRGVPLQPKIDMAGLKDEECRTKFRQCVSLHAGVRTRKKLT; translated from the coding sequence ATGAATTGGTCGAGTttgataaagaaagaaagattgcaaaaaggtgctgtcgtccagcacaccgccaaagcccataacctgaaaggtcaactgcctgaagggagcaagGAATCTTtagcaacaaccattcgtttcgtcacgctgaactgccgaacactatcgagtgaactcgagcaagccgctctatccagaattctgcgatatctctgtgtgcctcttgctgcactgcaggaaacacgcatgagagatcgggcCGTCGtgagcatcgaaaattacaccatatactgccgcgatgctgatgagaacaaagtaggtggctgcgcgatagctgtgaggaacgattactaCAACCTGGTGAATGAATTTGGCTCAATGTCGTCTAGATGCGTCTTCGTACGACTGCGGAGTCGCAGAGGACGtgaactctggatcgtaagtgctcaagcacctacggaaaccgctgaggacaacagtaaggatgCCTTCtgtgatgaactcaatgtgtTGATGCCTAAAATACTAAGCCAGaacattgtcggaatcgacgcaaatacgaagatgggactcgaacagcaatccgatgtgctaagaaaatggtattatccagcggagcgcacgtcggacaatgGTGACCGTCTGGACGACCTGTACGAAAAGACGGGCCTTATCATCGCTtctacgtttaagaggaatcatcgacgccatcagctcacgtggcagaggtcaacccttttaacgcctgaagagcggAAGATGaagactcttaagcttcagctcgactacgttctggcgaggaacatccCTCAGttagatatccgaaaatctagagctgtatgggacgtcgcgttcgactctgaccaccgtccagttcttctcagcttcaagatacggttccacaagagaaatcgaggagttcctcttcaaccgaaaatcgacatggcaggtctgaaagatgaagaatgcagaacgaaattccgccagTGTGTGTCTCTTCATgctggagtacggaccaggaagaaacTTACTTAA